In Kwoniella dejecticola CBS 10117 chromosome 6, complete sequence, a genomic segment contains:
- a CDS encoding guanine nucleotide-binding protein subunit beta produces the protein MSSAEIQEKISIARREADALKDKIRAAKDQTADTSLRAMANDTPPLPRMTLKVRRTLKGHLAKIYALHWAADKRHLVSASQDGKLIVWDAYTTNKVHAIPLRSSWVMTCAYAPSGNFVACGGLDNICSIYSLRGASPGGPGGQVKVARELSAHTGYLSCCRFINDRQIVTSSGDMTCMLWDIEQGVRTMEFNDHTGDVMSISLAPNANLFVSGACDATAKVWDIRTGKAVQTFTGHESDINAVQFFPNGDAFATGSDDATCKLFDLRADRELNTYAHDNILCGITSVAFSISGRVLFAGYDDYNCNVWDTLKGERIGVLAGHENRISCMGVSGDGVALCTGSWDSLLKVWS, from the exons ATGTCATCAGCGGAAATACAGGAAAAGATCTCGATAGCGCGGAGGGAGGCGGATGCGTTGAAGGATAAGATCAGGGCGGCGAAAGATCAAACTGCAGACACAAGTT TGCGAGCAATGGCAAACGATACTCCACCATTACCACGTATGACCCTGAAAGTACGACGGACGCTGAAAGGGCACTTGGCCAAGATATACGCCTTGCATTGGGCCGCCGATAAGAGGCATCTGGTCTCCGCTTCGCAAGATGGGAAGCTCATCGTCTGGGACGCCTACACAACGAACAAAGTGCACGCCATACCGCTCCGTTCGTCTTGGGTGATGACTTGTGCCTACGCGCCCTCGGGGAACTTTGTCGCCTGTGGAGGATTGGACAATATCTGTTCCATCTACTCGTTGAGGGGGGCATCACCCGGTGGACCGGGCGGTCAGGTCAAAGTGGCTCGTGAACTGAGTGCGCATACTGGCTATCTGAGTTGTTGTCGGTTCATCAACGACCGACAGATCGTCACTTCCTCCGGAGATATGACTTGCATGTTGTGGGACATAGAACAGGGCGTGAGGACTATGGAGTTCAATGATCATACGGGTGAtgtgatgag CATTTCCCTTGCACCGAACGCAAACCTTTTCGTGTCGGGTGCCTGCGATGCCACGGCAAAAGTATGGGATATCAGGACTGGAAAAGCTGTGCAGACCTTCACGGGCCACGAATCAGACATCAACGCAGTGCA ATTCTTCCCTAACGGAGACGCCTTTGCAACCGGATCCGACGACGCCACCTGTAAACTGTTCGACCTTCGTGCCGACCGAGAACTGAATACGTACGCACACGATAACATATTATGCGGTATAACATCGGTCGCATTCTCCATATCCGGACGAGTGCTTTTCGCGGGTTACGACGATTACAACTGTAATGTGTGGGATACGCTCAAGGGGGAACGTATCGGTGTGCTTGCAGGACACGAGAATAGGATCTCGTGCATGGGAGTCAGTGGGGATGGTGTGGCGCTCTGTACGGGAAGTTGGGACAgtctgctcaag GTCTGGTCGTAG